The genome window GGCCACGACGCCGGCCCCGCCGCCGTGCGCGACGCTGTTGGTCGCCAGTTCGGTGGCGGCCAGCTCCAGGTCGCCCAGCCTTTCCCCGCTCAGCCCCAGGTCGCCCGCGCGGTCGGTGACCCACCGGCGGATCTCGCCGAGGTTGGTCGCGTCGACGGTGCGCGCCCGCGTCGCGGGCGGTTCGGGCAGCGGCCGGTTGTAGGTCTCGACGATCCGGTGCGGGTCGTAGCGGTCGCTGGACCGCCGCCCGTCCGGGCCGATGAGCGTCGGGTGGGTGGCGCAGGCGTCGGCGATCACCTCGGGGGCGAGGTTGCCCGCGTCGTAGGGGCACAGGATTGTCGCCGCCCGCCCGGCGAAGGCCAGGTTGATGAGCGCCTCGTGCTGGGCGCACGCGGGGTACTCGGCTTCCGAGCGCCCCGGCCAGACGGGCTCACCGACGATGCGCACGTGCCGGCCGGAGTGGTCGTCGGCGAAGCCCCGCAGCACGCCGGGGATGATGCGGCCGGGGTTGCGCCCGGCCTCGGTCATGTCGAGCATCTCGACCCGCTCGCTCGCGGCGCCCAGCGCGTCGCGCAGCAGCGCCAGGTTGGGGCCGGGAACCGCCACCGCGACCGGGTCGCCTTCGCGCAGCCCTTCTTCGATGAACGGCAGGGTGCCTGCCAGGTACTCGTCGCGGCCGGAGTAGAAGAGGGCGGGATGGGCGAACCGCTCGTCCGTCCTGGCGCCCCCGGTGGCCGTGCTCATCTCACCTCTTCCCGCAGGGTGATCGTCGGCACGCCCGTGGGCCACAGCGCCCGCAGGATGCGGCGAAGGCAGCTCGGCGGGCGGTGCAGCACGAACCGCCGCCCCGAGGGCAGGTTGCGCGCGGCGTCGACCACCAGAGCCGTTCCGCGGGCGTCGATGAACACCAGCTCGGCCAGGTCCAGGTGCACGTCCCCGCTACCGCCGCCCACCGCGCTCCGCAGTGCGCGGTTCCAGTGCGCGTGGGTGGTCATGTCGATCTCGCCGGCGACTCGGAGGCCGGCTGGGGGATCGCTGACTTCGCACAGCCGCAGCGCCTGGGCGCCGGGCTCGTCGCGTCCGGTGTCCGCGGTGGGCTCGGCCGACACGGTTTCTCCCCACTTGCGCCGGGTCTGATCCGATGGCCCGTCCAGGTATAACACAGCCGGCCGTCACGCCAGGCGGCCCGGGGAGCCGTCCGGCCGCGCGCCGCGCGACGTGCCGGCACCCCGCTCAGGCTGGCGGTTCACCGCCGCTCGCGGTGTGCGGTGCGTGCAGGGCTAGCAGCGCGACGTCGTCGGCGGGCGGCGGGCGGAAACCACCGATCAGTGCGGTGAGCTCCCCGATGAGCCGTACCGCGCCGGCCTCGCCGCGGTCGGCGCAGAAGTCGGCCAGCCCGTCCTCGCCGAAGAACTTCCCGCCAGGGCGCGCCTCGGTGAGCCCGTCGGTGTAGAGCAGCAGGGTCTGGCCCGGGCGCAGGTACGTCCGGCAGGTGGCGAACTCGGCGTCGGGGAACGCGCCGGCGAGCATGCCGCCGTCCGGGCAGATGGGCTCCA of Saccharopolyspora erythraea contains these proteins:
- a CDS encoding sensor histidine kinase is translated as MSTATGGARTDERFAHPALFYSGRDEYLAGTLPFIEEGLREGDPVAVAVPGPNLALLRDALGAASERVEMLDMTEAGRNPGRIIPGVLRGFADDHSGRHVRIVGEPVWPGRSEAEYPACAQHEALINLAFAGRAATILCPYDAGNLAPEVIADACATHPTLIGPDGRRSSDRYDPHRIVETYNRPLPEPPATRARTVDATNLGEIRRWVTDRAGDLGLSGERLGDLELAATELATNSVAHGGGAGVVALWAHDGDLVCEVRDSGHITDPLAGRLPADAEQLGGRGLLLVNHLADLVRVCTDELGTTIRIHVRLP
- a CDS encoding STAS domain-containing protein, which produces MSAEPTADTGRDEPGAQALRLCEVSDPPAGLRVAGEIDMTTHAHWNRALRSAVGGGSGDVHLDLAELVFIDARGTALVVDAARNLPSGRRFVLHRPPSCLRRILRALWPTGVPTITLREEVR